One genomic region from Rosa rugosa chromosome 1, drRosRugo1.1, whole genome shotgun sequence encodes:
- the LOC133726839 gene encoding probable magnesium transporter NIPA8 isoform X1 — MGEWVVGAFINLFGSIAINFGTNLLKLGHNERERHSMLEGDGTNGKLPLKPIIYFQTWRVGFLFFVLGNCLNFISFGYAAQSLLAALGSIQFVSNIAFAYFVLNKMVTVKVMVATTFIVLGNIFLVAFGNHQSPVFTPEQLAEKFSNITFLLYCLILILIVAVHHSIYRRGVILHAVCGHDLRSYWHMLLPFSYAIVSGAVGSFSVLFAKSLSNLLRLVMSSSYQLHSWFTYSMLLLFLSTAGFWMARLNEGLSLFDAILIVPMFQIAWTFFSICTGFVYFQEYQVLNALRTTMFILGMMSVFAGISLLAPDESKGGDVKDNSSLVSVSIPKEVDRIVVPSEDIQIRDTRSFVQGILMKISDALVKAKTACALSLGFGEDSINASAVLVMPMVSSKITGFRGNGFDRAKIFSMRNSGWTKISMDEDATKMLETSPMLSESP; from the exons AGAGAGAGGCATTCAATGCTAGAAGGTGATGGAACAAATGGAAAGCTTCCTTTGAAACCTATTATATACTTCCAGACATGGAGAGTTG gctttttattttttgttcttgGAAATTGCCTAAATTTTATATCCTTCGGATATGCTGCTCAG TCACTTCTGGCGGCACTGGGATCTATTCAATTTGTATCCAACATTGCATTTGCTTACTTTGTGTTAAACAAAATGGTGACTGTCAA GGTAATGGTTGCCACGACCTTTATCGTTCTTGGGAACATTTTTCTTGTTGCTTTTGGCAACCACCAGTCTCCTG TGTTCACACCAGAGCAGCTAGCTGAGAAATTTAGCAACATTACATTCCTTCTTTACTgtctgattttgattttgattgttgCAGTACATCACTCCATTTACAG GAGAGGAGTAATTCTCCATGCAGTTTGCGGACATGATCTGAGATCCTATTGGCACATGCTGCTTCCTTTTTCCTATGCCATAGTATCAGGTGCTGTAGGGTCATTCTCAGTGTTGTTTGCAAAATCTCT CTCTAATCTGCTACGGTTGGTGATGTCTAGCAGTTATCAGTTACATAGCTGGTTCACATATTCCATGCTCCTTCTATTTCTAAGTACAGCTGGATTTTGG ATGGCTAGGTTGAATGAAGGATTGTCACTGTTCGATGCAATTCTTATTGTTCCTATGTTCCAGATTGCTTGGACATTCTTTTCCATTTGTACAGGATTTGTATATTTTCAAGAGTAccag GTATTAAATGCACTAAGGACGACGATGTTCATACTCGGAATGATGTCTGTGTTCGCAGGCATATCTTTGCTGGCACCTGATGAATCCAAAG GTGGTGACGTCAAAGATAATTCATCTTTAGTTTCTGTAAGCATTCCAAAAGAAGTGGACAG GATTGTTGTGCCATCTGAGGATATACAAATCAGGGACACAAGATCATTTGTGCAAGGAATCCTGATGAAGATTTCAGATGCACTAGTGAAGGCAAAG ACTGCTTGTGCATTATCTTTAGGATTTGGAGAGGATTCAATCAATGCATCTGCAGTGCTTGTGATGCCTATGGTGTCATCAAAGATAACAGGCTTTAGAGGAAATGGATTTGACCGTGCCAAGATTTTCTCCATGAGAAATTCCGGTTGGACCAAGATCTCTATGGATGAAGATGCTACAAAAATGCTAGAGACAAGCCCTATGCTCTCTGAAAGCCCTTGA
- the LOC133726843 gene encoding OVARIAN TUMOR DOMAIN-containing deubiquitinating enzyme 12 isoform X2, which yields MMNGTHSTGDCSSSTSLSSQQDVDDDCMIAVVLSEEYAKLDGAVARRLSNLAPIPHIPRINSYIPNISDASLDHQRLLQRLHVYRLYEVKVSGDGNCQFRALSDQIYKSPDYHKHVRKEIVKQLKDYRSQYEGYVPMKYKHYYKKMAKSGEWGDHVTLQAAADKFEAKICLLTSFRDTCFIEIMPQFQPPKRGKFKSCG from the exons ATGATGAACGGGACTCATAGTACGGGTGACTGTTCTAGCTCTACTTCCCTGAGCAGCCAGCAGGATGTTGATGATGACTGCATGATTGCCGTTGTACTATCGGAAGAGTATGCTAAGTTGGATGGTGCAGTTGCTAGACGCCTTTCCAACCTGGCACCTATTCCG CATATCCCACGGATAAATTCCTACATCCCCAACATAAGTGATGCTAGTTTGGATCATCAACGGCTTCTCCAGAG GTTGCATGTCTATCGTTTATATGAAGTAAAGGTTTCTGGTGATGGCAATTGTCAG TTTCGCGCACTTTCAGACCAGATTTACAAGTCTCCAGATTATCACAAGCATGTGCGGAAAGAGATTGTTAAACAG CTCAAAGACTATCGTTCTCAATATGAAGGCTATGTCCCTATGAAGTACAAACACTATTACAAGAAAATGGCAAA ATCCGGTGAATGGGGTGATCACGTTACCTTACAAGCAGCAGCTGATAAG TTTGAAGCGAAGATTTGTCTTTTGACATCATTCAGAGATACTTGCTTTATCGAAATTATGCCTCAATTCCAGCCACCAAAACGTGGTAAGTTCAAA AGTTGTGGCTGA
- the LOC133726839 gene encoding probable magnesium transporter NIPA8 isoform X2, translating into MESWLFIFCSWKLPKFYILRICCSVTSGGTGIYSICIQHCICLLCVKQNGDCQVFTPEQLAEKFSNITFLLYCLILILIVAVHHSIYRRGVILHAVCGHDLRSYWHMLLPFSYAIVSGAVGSFSVLFAKSLSNLLRLVMSSSYQLHSWFTYSMLLLFLSTAGFWMARLNEGLSLFDAILIVPMFQIAWTFFSICTGFVYFQEYQVLNALRTTMFILGMMSVFAGISLLAPDESKGGDVKDNSSLVSVSIPKEVDRIVVPSEDIQIRDTRSFVQGILMKISDALVKAKTACALSLGFGEDSINASAVLVMPMVSSKITGFRGNGFDRAKIFSMRNSGWTKISMDEDATKMLETSPMLSESP; encoded by the exons ATGGAGAGTTG gctttttattttttgttcttgGAAATTGCCTAAATTTTATATCCTTCGGATATGCTGCTCAG TCACTTCTGGCGGCACTGGGATCTATTCAATTTGTATCCAACATTGCATTTGCTTACTTTGTGTTAAACAAAATGGTGACTGTCA AGTGTTCACACCAGAGCAGCTAGCTGAGAAATTTAGCAACATTACATTCCTTCTTTACTgtctgattttgattttgattgttgCAGTACATCACTCCATTTACAG GAGAGGAGTAATTCTCCATGCAGTTTGCGGACATGATCTGAGATCCTATTGGCACATGCTGCTTCCTTTTTCCTATGCCATAGTATCAGGTGCTGTAGGGTCATTCTCAGTGTTGTTTGCAAAATCTCT CTCTAATCTGCTACGGTTGGTGATGTCTAGCAGTTATCAGTTACATAGCTGGTTCACATATTCCATGCTCCTTCTATTTCTAAGTACAGCTGGATTTTGG ATGGCTAGGTTGAATGAAGGATTGTCACTGTTCGATGCAATTCTTATTGTTCCTATGTTCCAGATTGCTTGGACATTCTTTTCCATTTGTACAGGATTTGTATATTTTCAAGAGTAccag GTATTAAATGCACTAAGGACGACGATGTTCATACTCGGAATGATGTCTGTGTTCGCAGGCATATCTTTGCTGGCACCTGATGAATCCAAAG GTGGTGACGTCAAAGATAATTCATCTTTAGTTTCTGTAAGCATTCCAAAAGAAGTGGACAG GATTGTTGTGCCATCTGAGGATATACAAATCAGGGACACAAGATCATTTGTGCAAGGAATCCTGATGAAGATTTCAGATGCACTAGTGAAGGCAAAG ACTGCTTGTGCATTATCTTTAGGATTTGGAGAGGATTCAATCAATGCATCTGCAGTGCTTGTGATGCCTATGGTGTCATCAAAGATAACAGGCTTTAGAGGAAATGGATTTGACCGTGCCAAGATTTTCTCCATGAGAAATTCCGGTTGGACCAAGATCTCTATGGATGAAGATGCTACAAAAATGCTAGAGACAAGCCCTATGCTCTCTGAAAGCCCTTGA
- the LOC133726843 gene encoding OVARIAN TUMOR DOMAIN-containing deubiquitinating enzyme 12 isoform X1 codes for MMNGTHSTGDCSSSTSLSSQQDVDDDCMIAVVLSEEYAKLDGAVARRLSNLAPIPHIPRINSYIPNISDASLDHQRLLQRLHVYRLYEVKVSGDGNCQFRALSDQIYKSPDYHKHVRKEIVKQLKDYRSQYEGYVPMKYKHYYKKMAKSGEWGDHVTLQAAADKFEAKICLLTSFRDTCFIEIMPQFQPPKRELWLSFWSEVHYNSLYEIQDAPIEQKPRRKHWLF; via the exons ATGATGAACGGGACTCATAGTACGGGTGACTGTTCTAGCTCTACTTCCCTGAGCAGCCAGCAGGATGTTGATGATGACTGCATGATTGCCGTTGTACTATCGGAAGAGTATGCTAAGTTGGATGGTGCAGTTGCTAGACGCCTTTCCAACCTGGCACCTATTCCG CATATCCCACGGATAAATTCCTACATCCCCAACATAAGTGATGCTAGTTTGGATCATCAACGGCTTCTCCAGAG GTTGCATGTCTATCGTTTATATGAAGTAAAGGTTTCTGGTGATGGCAATTGTCAG TTTCGCGCACTTTCAGACCAGATTTACAAGTCTCCAGATTATCACAAGCATGTGCGGAAAGAGATTGTTAAACAG CTCAAAGACTATCGTTCTCAATATGAAGGCTATGTCCCTATGAAGTACAAACACTATTACAAGAAAATGGCAAA ATCCGGTGAATGGGGTGATCACGTTACCTTACAAGCAGCAGCTGATAAG TTTGAAGCGAAGATTTGTCTTTTGACATCATTCAGAGATACTTGCTTTATCGAAATTATGCCTCAATTCCAGCCACCAAAACGTG AGTTGTGGCTGAGTTTCTGGTCTGAGGTTCATTACAATTCATTATATGAAATCCAAG ATGCTCCAATTGAACAAAAACCGAGGAGGAAACACTGGTTGTTCTAG
- the LOC133726841 gene encoding glyceraldehyde-3-phosphate dehydrogenase A, chloroplastic has product MASAILSVAKPSPQANGKGFAEFSGLRNSSAASLSFGRRTSDDFFSVIASQTSAAGTNGGYKRGITEAKLKVAINGFGRIGRNFLRCWHGRKDSPLDVIAINDTGGVKQASHLLKYDSTLGIFDADVKPVGDDGISVDGKVIKVVSSRNPINLPWKDLGIDLVIEGTGVFVDREGAGKHIEAGAKKVLITAPGKGDIPTYVVGVNAELYSHNDTIISNASCTTNCLAPFVKVLDQKFGIIKGTMTTTHSYTGDQRLLDASHRDLRRARAAALNIVPTSTGAAKAVALVLPSLKGKLNGIALRVPTPNVSVVDLVVQVTKKTFAEEVNAAFRESADKELAGILSVCDEPLVSVDFRCTDVSSTVDSSLTMVMGDDMVKVIAWYDNEWGYSQRVVDLADIVANNWK; this is encoded by the exons ATGGCTTCGGCTATTCTTTCTGTGGCCAAACCATCTCCTCAG GCAAATGGAAAAGGCTTTGCAGAATTCTCAGGTCTCCGCAACTCATCTGCAGCTTCGCTTTCTTTCGGGAGGAGAACCTCAGACGACTTCTTTTCAGTTATTGCCTCCCAAACCTCTGCT GCGGGAACTAACGGGGGATACAAAAGAGGGATAACGGAGGCGAAGCTGAAGGTGGCTATAAATGGGTTTGGAAGAATTGGAAGGAACTTCTTGAGGTGCTGGCATGGGCGCAAGGACTCACCTCTTGATGTGATTGCCATCAACGACACCGGAGGCGTGAAGCAGGCGTCTCACCTCCTCAAGTACGACTCTACCCTCGGGATCTTCGACGCTGACGTCAAGCCAGTTGGCGATGATGGCATCTCTGTTGACGGCAAGGTCATCAAGGTTGTGTCAAGCCGCAATCCCATCAACCTACCTTGGAA GGACTTGGGGATCGACCTGGTGATTGAAGGCACTGGAGTGTTTGTTGATAGGGAGGGTGCCGGGAAACACATAGAGGCAGGGGCCAAGAAGGTGCTCATCACTGCCCCCGGAAAGGGCGACATCCCTACCTATGTGGTCGGGGTCAATGCTGAACTCTACAGTCATAATGATACCATCATTAGCAATGCTTCTTGCACCACCAACTGCCTTGCCCCCTTCGTCAAGGTTCTTGACCAGAAGTTTGGCATCATCAAGGGCACCATGACTACCACACACTCCTACACTGGTGACCAGAGGCTACTTGATGCCAGCCACCGTGACCTCAGGCGTGCACGAGCTGCTGCTCTCAACATAGTTCCCACTTCAACTGGTGCAGCAAAGGCCGTTGCTCTAGTCCTTCCATCTCTCAAAGGAAAGCTAAATGGCATTGCCCTGCGTGTGCCCACCCCCAATGTCTCCGTCGTCGACCTTGTTGTGCAGGTCACTAAGAAGACCTTTGCAGAGGAGGTTAATGCTGCTTTCAGAGAGAGTGCTGATAAGGAGCTGGCAGGTATCCTTTCTGTTTGCGATGAGCCCCTTGTTTCTGTCGATTTCAGGTGCACAGATGTATCGTCAACAGTTGACTCCTCATTGACTATGGTGATGGGAGATGACATGGTCAAGGTCATTGCTTGGTACGATAACGAATGGGGTTACTCACAAAGGGTTGTTGACTTGGCTGATATTGTCGCCAACAACTGGAAGTGA